The Chitinophagales bacterium genome has a window encoding:
- a CDS encoding DUF3570 domain-containing protein, whose protein sequence is MKKLTLAIIAAFINLFGAYAQDESEYKDRKLSLQEVNFVSSYYHQEGNNAAVTGGIGTEKLTDFANQLDIKLLRNGKKDRSHVITASVGIDNYTSASSDKIDPSTISSASAGDTRVYPKLGWTVHNEKTGWTTGAIAAFSMEFDYQSSGLGLSASKLSADKNKELSLNLMGYFDRWKEILPIELRPPSLRARETDDAFNWAPRNSLSASLVYSQVMNRKLHVALLADAVYQSGLLGTRFHRVYFSDGTLQAENLPGSRFKVPVGIRVNYFMGNRVILRSFFRYYTDNWGLKSYTADIELPVKINPYLSVSPHYRYYDQSAVKYFAPYGLHSSSDVFYTSDYDLSKLNSQFIGGSIRWAPENGVFGIKNFAVLELRYGHYIRSTGLRSDIITAAMKFK, encoded by the coding sequence ATGAAAAAACTAACGTTAGCCATAATTGCTGCATTCATCAACCTGTTTGGTGCCTATGCGCAGGACGAAAGTGAATATAAAGACCGGAAGTTAAGTCTGCAGGAGGTGAATTTTGTATCATCATATTACCACCAGGAAGGTAACAATGCTGCCGTAACAGGAGGCATTGGTACAGAGAAGCTTACAGACTTTGCCAACCAGTTGGACATCAAATTACTCAGGAACGGCAAAAAAGACAGGAGCCATGTCATTACGGCAAGCGTAGGAATCGATAACTATACTTCAGCTTCGTCTGATAAGATCGACCCTTCAACCATATCATCAGCATCAGCCGGCGACACAAGGGTATATCCCAAACTGGGCTGGACGGTACATAATGAAAAAACAGGCTGGACAACAGGCGCCATAGCTGCATTCTCTATGGAGTTCGATTACCAGTCTTCGGGCCTGGGGTTGAGTGCTTCTAAATTATCTGCCGACAAAAACAAAGAGTTGTCGTTGAACCTGATGGGGTATTTTGACAGGTGGAAAGAAATACTGCCCATCGAGCTTCGCCCACCCTCATTACGTGCGCGTGAGACTGATGATGCTTTTAACTGGGCGCCCCGCAACTCTCTGAGCGCATCACTGGTGTACAGCCAGGTTATGAACAGGAAATTGCATGTTGCATTGTTGGCGGATGCCGTTTATCAAAGCGGGTTGTTAGGCACACGTTTCCACAGGGTATATTTTAGCGATGGCACGCTCCAGGCAGAAAACCTGCCGGGCAGCCGTTTTAAAGTGCCTGTCGGTATCAGGGTGAATTACTTCATGGGCAACAGGGTGATATTGCGTAGCTTCTTCCGCTACTATACTGACAACTGGGGGTTGAAATCCTATACAGCAGACATCGAATTACCTGTTAAGATCAACCCTTATCTTTCTGTCAGTCCGCACTACAGGTATTACGACCAGTCAGCTGTAAAATATTTTGCACCTTACGGATTGCACAGCTCGTCAGATGTATTTTACACCAGTGACTATGATCTGTCGAAACTCAACAGCCAGTTTATTGGTGGCAGTATTCGCTGGGCACCGGAGAATGGTGTATTCGGTATTAAGAACTTTGCCGTGTTGGAGTTAAGATATGGCCACTATATACGTAGTACCGGCCTGAGATCTGATATTATCACTGCTGCAATGAAATTTAAATAA
- a CDS encoding transketolase family protein, which produces MLQDIIETGKKDTRSGFGDGIAEAARKNPNIVALTADLAGSLKLNQFMKEFPERYIQCGIAEANMMGVAAGLTIGGKIPFTTTFANFSTSRVYDQIRQSIAYSDKNVKICASHAGLTLGEDGATHQVLEDIGMMKMLPGMTVIVPCDYNQTKLATMAIAEMEGPVYLRFGRPAWPIFTAPDQDFEIGKAQIMAEGTDVTIIACGHLVWTAVEAAKELAEKGISVELINMHTIKPLDEAAILTSVKKTGCVVTAEEHQRNGGLGDSVAQVLSRKLPAAHEYVAVNDTFGESGKPVDLLKKYGLGKSNIIAAVEKVIKRK; this is translated from the coding sequence ATGTTACAGGATATAATAGAAACAGGTAAAAAAGACACTCGCTCTGGCTTTGGCGATGGCATTGCTGAAGCGGCACGTAAAAACCCGAATATCGTTGCACTGACAGCCGACCTGGCGGGCTCTCTGAAACTCAACCAGTTTATGAAGGAGTTTCCTGAACGCTACATACAGTGCGGTATTGCAGAAGCTAATATGATGGGCGTAGCGGCAGGGTTAACCATTGGTGGTAAGATACCTTTTACCACAACTTTTGCCAACTTCTCTACTTCCCGTGTGTACGACCAGATACGCCAGTCGATAGCATACAGCGACAAGAATGTGAAAATATGTGCATCCCACGCTGGCCTGACGCTCGGCGAAGATGGTGCTACTCACCAGGTGCTGGAAGATATCGGCATGATGAAAATGCTACCCGGGATGACAGTTATCGTTCCTTGTGATTACAACCAGACAAAACTGGCTACCATGGCCATTGCAGAGATGGAAGGTCCGGTATACCTACGTTTCGGACGTCCTGCATGGCCGATTTTCACCGCTCCTGACCAGGATTTTGAAATAGGCAAAGCACAGATAATGGCAGAGGGTACAGATGTTACCATCATAGCTTGCGGACACCTTGTATGGACCGCTGTTGAGGCTGCCAAAGAACTGGCAGAAAAAGGTATCTCTGTAGAGCTGATCAATATGCACACTATCAAGCCACTTGACGAGGCGGCTATACTTACATCTGTTAAGAAGACAGGTTGTGTGGTAACTGCTGAAGAACACCAACGCAACGGCGGACTGGGTGATTCAGTAGCGCAGGTGCTGTCGCGCAAATTACCTGCAGCACACGAATATGTTGCAGTAAATGACACCTTCGGCGAAAGCGGCAAGCCTGTTGACCTGCTGAAAAAATACGGTCTGGGCAAATCCAATATTATTGCAGCTGTTGAAAAAGTGATAAAGAGAAAATAG
- a CDS encoding translation initiation factor has product MSKKHKGRADGLVYSTNQDYYNDYEEQQQDAETAPKNQQKLRVKLDSKQRAGKIVTLVEGFSGTEDDLKDLGKDLKTKCGAGGSVKDGLIIIQGDYKEKIIGWLRDWGYTLTK; this is encoded by the coding sequence ATGTCTAAAAAACATAAAGGACGTGCAGACGGGCTGGTATACTCTACCAACCAGGACTACTACAATGATTATGAGGAGCAGCAGCAGGATGCCGAAACAGCACCCAAAAACCAGCAAAAACTGAGGGTAAAGCTGGATAGCAAACAGCGCGCAGGCAAGATAGTAACACTGGTGGAGGGTTTTTCGGGCACAGAAGATGATCTGAAAGACCTGGGCAAAGACCTGAAAACCAAATGTGGTGCCGGAGGCAGTGTAAAAGACGGGCTGATAATCATACAGGGAGACTATAAAGAAAAAATTATAGGTTGGTTGAGGGACTGGGGATATACATTAACCAAATGA
- a CDS encoding ferritin-like domain-containing protein, with the protein MKEAKNVIAEHETANGTGVSRRRFLGYAGGLAGAGLLIASCGKDNTVAPEAGATDLGVNDEGLINLMFVSQQVEAAFYTQVLLTPYSGMNPTEKLLLTDMRDHEIAHREFLRNYLKGKGTSVQTDFSSVNFDNKANVLENAEMIENLVVALNNEIGRLLVFSDNAAIVVKLATVEARHAGTISNFRNTGSFFGPVDVTGSEPGMLPSNAVTTLNRFLSTKVSGNNLPNK; encoded by the coding sequence ATGAAAGAAGCAAAGAATGTGATTGCTGAACATGAAACTGCCAATGGCACCGGTGTTTCGCGCAGGCGCTTTTTAGGCTATGCCGGGGGGCTCGCTGGTGCAGGGTTGCTCATAGCATCTTGCGGAAAGGACAACACAGTAGCACCGGAAGCCGGGGCAACTGACCTTGGCGTAAATGATGAGGGGTTGATCAATCTTATGTTTGTATCACAACAGGTTGAGGCGGCTTTTTACACGCAGGTTTTGCTGACGCCATACAGCGGAATGAACCCTACGGAAAAATTGTTGCTGACCGATATGCGTGACCATGAGATCGCTCACAGGGAATTTTTAAGGAATTACCTGAAAGGGAAAGGCACTTCAGTTCAGACAGATTTTAGTTCTGTTAATTTTGATAATAAAGCCAATGTGCTTGAAAATGCCGAAATGATAGAGAACCTGGTAGTTGCATTAAATAACGAGATAGGCAGACTCCTGGTTTTTAGCGATAATGCAGCAATAGTAGTAAAGCTTGCTACGGTTGAAGCGCGCCATGCAGGTACGATCAGCAATTTCAGAAATACAGGCTCTTTCTTCGGACCGGTAGACGTTACAGGTTCTGAGCCGGGTATGCTGCCTTCTAATGCTGTGACAACACTTAACAGGTTCCTGTCAACCAAAGTTTCAGGAAACAATCTACCTAACAAGTAA
- a CDS encoding DMT family transporter, with protein sequence MDNKVKAHLALLAVNIFYGAGFTVAKFLMPRLIQPLGFILIRVSVVCVLFWMSYALGKKYRKRIRKKDWPILILGGLFGVAANQMLFFLGLNNTMPIHASLIMMSTPIIITILSLFLLKERLKWDKAVGLLLGIAGASLLMSAGKELTTLGKNTAWGDFLVFLNATSYAIYLVIIKPVMVRYRPVIVIRWVFLFGFLFVLPFGWQQFAIIQWSAFAAADWLALAFVVMFVTFFAYLWNIFAVKHLSPSTAGAYIYFQPFFAGLISVIVMGEEVTWMKIFAAILIFTGVYFVNFGLNKQPNKQ encoded by the coding sequence GTGGATAACAAAGTCAAAGCACATTTAGCATTATTGGCTGTAAACATTTTTTATGGTGCGGGATTTACCGTAGCCAAATTCCTGATGCCGCGCCTGATACAACCACTTGGATTTATCCTGATTCGCGTAAGTGTGGTATGTGTACTGTTCTGGATGAGTTATGCACTTGGCAAAAAATACCGAAAACGTATACGGAAGAAAGACTGGCCGATATTGATACTCGGCGGATTGTTTGGTGTGGCTGCCAACCAGATGTTATTCTTCCTTGGCCTCAACAACACCATGCCTATACACGCCTCGCTGATCATGATGAGCACCCCTATTATTATTACTATACTCTCTCTCTTCCTTCTTAAAGAGCGGCTAAAGTGGGATAAAGCAGTAGGTTTACTATTAGGTATTGCAGGCGCGTCTTTGCTGATGAGTGCCGGTAAAGAGTTGACCACCCTTGGAAAGAATACTGCATGGGGAGATTTCCTTGTATTTCTGAATGCTACCAGCTATGCCATATACCTGGTCATTATCAAGCCCGTCATGGTACGCTACCGCCCTGTCATAGTTATTCGCTGGGTATTCCTGTTCGGGTTCCTGTTTGTACTGCCATTTGGCTGGCAGCAGTTTGCTATCATACAATGGTCAGCTTTTGCGGCGGCAGACTGGCTGGCACTGGCTTTTGTCGTCATGTTTGTCACCTTTTTTGCTTACCTATGGAACATATTTGCTGTGAAACATCTGAGTCCGTCCACCGCGGGAGCTTATATTTATTTTCAACCTTTCTTTGCCGGGCTTATATCGGTAATTGTGATGGGCGAAGAGGTGACATGGATGAAAATTTTCGCTGCGATACTTATATTTACAGGTGTATATTTTGTTAACTTCGGGTTAAACAAACAACCAAACAAACAATAA
- a CDS encoding glycosyl transferase produces MPAIIKQVPGMLSTIKQEHEWLKGIVANHKIDVVISDNRYGLHHDGVPSIIMTHQLQVQTGLGQTTDNIFRKLHYRYLEKFDECWVVDVAEAPGLAGSLSHTQKLPKKTGYIGLLSQQTPLSNTDNDYLLVLLSGPEPQRTILSDKIWAQLQDYKFPIVFVEGSNNIQPRNQIPEHITYHKQLTKDELSNVFRNAGMVICRSGYSTIMDLLRMGKKAILIPTPGQTEQEYLGRILQEHCMFICQEQSGFNLAKVIEQTRCFPFLTHHLEHHFDDYKAVVDKCLDKI; encoded by the coding sequence ATGCCAGCCATCATCAAGCAGGTACCGGGTATGCTATCAACCATAAAGCAGGAACATGAATGGTTGAAAGGAATTGTAGCGAACCATAAAATAGATGTTGTAATATCTGATAATCGCTATGGTTTGCATCACGATGGCGTTCCTTCTATAATCATGACACACCAATTGCAAGTACAAACAGGACTTGGCCAAACAACTGACAATATTTTCAGGAAACTGCACTATCGCTACCTGGAAAAATTTGATGAGTGCTGGGTTGTTGATGTGGCTGAGGCTCCGGGATTGGCAGGAAGTTTGTCTCACACTCAAAAGCTGCCAAAAAAAACCGGTTACATAGGTTTGCTATCTCAACAAACACCGCTATCAAATACAGACAATGATTACTTACTGGTTCTGCTTTCGGGCCCTGAGCCACAACGTACTATCCTATCAGACAAAATATGGGCACAGTTGCAAGACTATAAGTTCCCCATTGTTTTTGTAGAAGGCAGTAACAATATACAACCCCGAAACCAAATACCGGAACATATTACCTACCATAAACAATTGACTAAAGACGAACTTTCCAATGTATTTCGGAACGCCGGCATGGTTATCTGTCGCAGCGGCTACTCTACCATCATGGACCTGTTGCGCATGGGTAAAAAAGCCATACTTATACCTACTCCCGGGCAGACCGAACAAGAATACCTGGGCAGAATATTGCAGGAACATTGCATGTTCATATGTCAAGAACAAAGCGGTTTCAACCTCGCCAAAGTTATTGAGCAGACCCGCTGCTTCCCTTTTCTGACACATCATTTAGAGCATCATTTCGACGACTATAAAGCTGTAGTTGACAAATGCCTGGATAAAATATAA
- a CDS encoding ferritin-like domain-containing protein, whose translation MNFNDIINQIAGTDSTEFEKKEHRRNLLKGFGTKLAVAAVPFAAGSLFANKAYGQSKETIINYLNYLLKLELVKEQLYTETANATDLVPEAFKPQIDQMGMNNKSHISIIQGIITDLGGTPITIAPGKIDTTGGRGSGSGPFYKALTSFEDYLILMQVLSDGGSRMYKGAITEVFSDKTTVGALMSIHSVLARQATFVRFLRSYWIGVDIKPWITGSNSDTTNTAAQRAYAGETPTTQAGIDVVGINGFDITANTATEAFDEPLIMSDGNNIIDRFINYT comes from the coding sequence ATGAACTTCAACGATATAATCAATCAAATAGCAGGTACTGACTCTACTGAGTTTGAAAAGAAGGAGCACAGGAGGAATCTGCTGAAGGGTTTTGGAACAAAACTCGCGGTAGCTGCAGTGCCTTTTGCCGCAGGTAGCTTGTTTGCCAACAAGGCTTATGGCCAAAGCAAAGAAACAATTATCAATTATCTGAACTACCTGTTGAAGCTGGAACTGGTAAAAGAACAACTTTACACAGAGACAGCTAATGCTACAGACCTGGTTCCGGAGGCTTTCAAGCCCCAGATCGACCAGATGGGCATGAATAACAAGTCACATATCAGCATTATACAGGGTATCATAACCGACCTGGGTGGCACGCCGATCACCATCGCACCTGGCAAAATAGACACCACCGGTGGCCGAGGCAGTGGTTCAGGGCCATTCTACAAAGCACTCACTTCTTTTGAAGACTACCTGATACTGATGCAGGTATTAAGTGACGGTGGGTCGCGCATGTATAAAGGTGCAATAACAGAAGTATTTTCTGACAAAACAACGGTCGGTGCCTTAATGAGTATTCATTCTGTACTGGCAAGACAGGCTACATTTGTCCGCTTCCTGCGTAGCTACTGGATAGGTGTAGATATTAAGCCCTGGATAACAGGCTCTAATTCAGACACCACTAACACAGCGGCACAGAGGGCATACGCTGGCGAAACACCAACTACACAAGCGGGTATAGACGTAGTAGGTATCAATGGTTTTGATATTACTGCAAATACTGCAACAGAGGCTTTTGATGAGCCATTGATCATGTCGGATGGTAATAATATCATAGACAGATTTATTAATTATACGTAA
- a CDS encoding FAD:protein FMN transferase, with translation MSNEVTFISKGAIHKKILRLMGNRFEITVVDSDHKKAEQYIDLAISEIRRIEKLLTTFADDSQANRINAEAGIAPVKVDREVFDIIYRSNRISDLTQGAFDITYGSIDKRFWNFDTTMTSLPDREVARQSVRLINYRNVLLDKGNCTVFLKEKGMRIGFGGIGKGYAAERAKQVLQQQGVQSGIINAAGDLSTWGYQPDGSPWTIGIADPDSIGQPFSCFSITDMSVATSGNYEKFVMIDGKKYSHTIDPKTGYPVSGIKSVTIICPNAEIADAMTTPVIIMGVKAGLHMINQVKGIACIIIDDDNNIYTSDNIKLSEA, from the coding sequence ATGAGTAATGAGGTCACATTTATCAGCAAAGGTGCTATACACAAAAAGATACTCAGGTTGATGGGTAACCGTTTTGAAATAACGGTGGTGGATAGTGACCATAAAAAAGCTGAACAATACATTGACCTTGCTATCAGCGAGATAAGAAGAATAGAAAAACTGCTGACCACATTTGCAGATGACAGCCAGGCCAATCGCATTAACGCAGAGGCAGGCATAGCACCCGTGAAAGTAGACAGGGAAGTATTTGACATTATTTACCGCTCTAACCGTATATCAGACCTGACACAGGGTGCATTTGATATAACCTATGGTTCGATCGACAAACGCTTCTGGAACTTTGACACCACTATGACATCCCTGCCTGACAGGGAAGTTGCCCGGCAATCCGTACGACTGATCAATTACCGTAACGTCCTGCTGGACAAAGGTAACTGTACTGTTTTCCTGAAAGAGAAAGGCATGCGTATAGGGTTCGGCGGTATCGGTAAAGGATATGCAGCTGAACGCGCCAAACAGGTATTACAGCAACAGGGCGTACAAAGCGGCATCATCAATGCAGCGGGCGACCTGTCTACATGGGGTTATCAACCTGATGGCAGCCCATGGACAATTGGTATCGCAGACCCGGATAGTATCGGTCAACCGTTCTCTTGTTTCAGTATCACAGATATGTCAGTAGCCACATCGGGCAACTATGAAAAATTTGTCATGATAGATGGTAAGAAATACAGTCATACTATAGACCCGAAAACAGGGTATCCTGTATCAGGTATCAAGAGCGTAACCATTATATGCCCGAATGCTGAAATAGCCGATGCGATGACAACACCGGTCATCATCATGGGCGTAAAAGCCGGACTTCATATGATCAACCAGGTGAAAGGCATTGCCTGCATCATTATAGACGATGACAACAACATTTATACATCAGATAATATTAAGCTGTCAGAAGCATGA
- a CDS encoding DUF4266 domain-containing protein, giving the protein MSNKQVINTALLAMVLFAGACTSVKEYQKQYINDAEMELSARKSEMFESSFQSYREGASGANGGKTGGGCGCN; this is encoded by the coding sequence ATGAGCAATAAACAGGTAATAAACACAGCATTATTGGCAATGGTATTATTTGCCGGTGCCTGTACTTCGGTAAAGGAATACCAGAAACAGTACATCAACGATGCCGAAATGGAACTAAGCGCCCGTAAGTCTGAAATGTTTGAAAGCAGTTTCCAGTCTTACCGTGAGGGTGCGTCAGGTGCCAATGGAGGAAAAACAGGCGGAGGCTGCGGTTGTAACTAA
- a CDS encoding TonB-dependent receptor produces MAYRSLVLFLSCFLTITTYAQNNTVKGVVSAGKNKPVPYATVTLLQQDSSVINGTITDDDGKFELTQVRDGDFLLRVSGIGITTKTIAGVNVSGGAVKNMGNLQVRTTSQMLKEVEISGARPMMEMGIDKKVFNVDKNITSVGGSAGDVLQNVPSVSVDVDGGVSLRGKSNVTILIDGKPATLLGGDDATALQSLPASSIDQVEVITNPSAKYDASGMTGIINIITKREKKFGTNGSVTLGAGTRDKYNGSLNLNMKNEKWNVFLNSSFRQNRRYRRNTTTREDKYDNGLSESYEDNLHIFNGFFNTLGAEYNIDTNNSITLKQNINKMYWGGKGNSDFSTYASENDLLLKRLRDFESGGGPLSSSSSLEYKHKFKKKERELSGSSTFARSWMTRKQIYTTNVYDQQDVLVSGPIHQDAPGTSNNSSLNTQVDYVSPMFTKNGKLEAGLKSQLFWLQSSNTPTTDSAGNGTKVDSVLLNGYDYTQQIYAAYLSWGDQVGKFRYKAGLRSEYAYYEGTATSVQGKRYSNEFLNLFPSLFFSYELKKDQSVYLSYTRRIDRPRFYHLLPYVDLSNPQDTSVGNPALIPEFIHNIELNYNKLFEQGHNIIISTYYQYTQNLISQYRVLYGDGTSYTQRRNLNAGVTYGLELTGQIQLVKKLWDMTLNTNFFRNEILGSNIDPTLDNSGFSWFGKVNTTVKLPKEFSLQVNGNYESPKVVAQGFRQEVYWIDVALRKNLFKGKANLVLNVSDIFNTRKYTTNFDFGQYLQTNYNDRETRIGNINFTYRFGSSENKGFGMKKKNGRSKKAEVKPDTEKDHDNIKEKEDDAGGF; encoded by the coding sequence GTGGCATACAGATCATTGGTACTTTTTCTCTCCTGTTTTCTTACTATCACCACATATGCGCAAAATAATACCGTGAAAGGTGTAGTCTCTGCCGGCAAGAACAAGCCTGTTCCATATGCTACGGTAACACTGCTGCAACAGGACTCTTCTGTCATAAACGGTACTATTACTGATGATGACGGAAAATTTGAGCTGACCCAGGTCAGGGACGGCGACTTTCTGCTCAGGGTAAGTGGTATCGGCATAACTACAAAAACTATTGCCGGAGTTAATGTATCCGGCGGCGCAGTAAAGAATATGGGCAACCTGCAGGTGCGCACCACATCGCAAATGCTCAAAGAAGTAGAAATATCCGGTGCCCGGCCGATGATGGAGATGGGCATTGATAAAAAAGTATTCAATGTTGACAAGAACATTACTTCTGTAGGTGGCAGCGCCGGAGATGTGTTACAGAATGTCCCTTCTGTTTCTGTAGACGTAGATGGCGGTGTGAGCCTGAGAGGAAAAAGTAATGTAACGATACTTATAGACGGTAAACCCGCCACCTTGCTAGGCGGTGACGATGCCACTGCTCTGCAAAGCCTGCCTGCTTCCAGCATCGACCAGGTAGAGGTCATCACCAACCCATCAGCTAAGTATGATGCCAGCGGCATGACGGGTATCATCAACATTATTACCAAACGAGAAAAGAAATTCGGTACTAATGGTAGTGTTACACTGGGAGCAGGAACACGCGACAAATATAATGGGAGCCTTAACCTGAATATGAAAAATGAAAAGTGGAACGTTTTCCTCAATAGCAGCTTCAGGCAGAACCGGCGCTACAGGCGAAATACCACTACCCGTGAAGACAAATATGACAACGGCTTGTCAGAAAGTTATGAAGACAACCTGCACATATTCAACGGCTTTTTTAATACATTGGGTGCCGAGTACAATATTGACACCAATAACAGTATCACACTGAAACAAAACATTAATAAAATGTATTGGGGTGGTAAGGGCAACTCTGATTTCAGTACATATGCCTCAGAAAATGACCTGCTGCTGAAACGCCTGAGGGATTTTGAATCAGGCGGCGGGCCATTGTCTTCTTCCTCTTCTTTAGAATACAAACACAAATTCAAAAAGAAAGAACGTGAGCTAAGTGGTAGCTCAACTTTTGCCCGTTCGTGGATGACACGCAAGCAGATATACACAACTAATGTGTACGATCAACAGGATGTACTCGTCTCAGGCCCTATACACCAGGATGCACCCGGTACCAGCAACAACTCAAGCCTCAACACACAGGTAGACTACGTATCTCCTATGTTCACAAAAAATGGCAAACTGGAGGCAGGTCTGAAATCACAACTTTTCTGGCTGCAGAGCAGCAACACACCCACTACGGACTCTGCAGGGAACGGAACAAAAGTAGACAGTGTGTTGCTGAATGGTTATGACTATACCCAGCAGATATATGCAGCTTACCTGAGCTGGGGAGACCAGGTTGGGAAATTCAGGTACAAAGCAGGCCTGCGCTCAGAATATGCATACTATGAAGGCACTGCAACATCAGTACAAGGCAAAAGGTATAGTAATGAGTTCCTGAACCTGTTCCCGTCCCTATTCTTTTCATACGAACTAAAGAAGGACCAGAGCGTCTACCTGAGTTATACCCGCCGGATTGACAGGCCACGATTTTACCACTTGTTGCCCTACGTAGACCTGTCAAACCCGCAAGACACAAGTGTAGGAAACCCCGCCCTGATACCGGAGTTCATTCATAATATCGAACTGAACTATAATAAACTGTTCGAACAGGGACATAATATCATAATCAGTACCTACTACCAGTACACTCAGAACCTGATATCACAATACCGTGTGCTTTATGGCGACGGAACATCGTATACACAACGCAGGAACCTGAATGCCGGAGTTACCTACGGGCTGGAACTGACCGGCCAGATACAACTGGTAAAAAAACTGTGGGATATGACCCTGAACACCAACTTTTTCAGGAACGAGATACTGGGTAGTAATATAGATCCGACACTGGACAATAGTGGTTTCAGCTGGTTTGGAAAAGTAAATACCACGGTTAAATTACCTAAAGAATTCTCCCTACAGGTAAATGGTAACTACGAAAGCCCTAAAGTAGTGGCCCAGGGTTTCAGGCAGGAAGTGTACTGGATAGATGTAGCGTTGCGCAAAAATCTCTTCAAAGGCAAAGCTAACCTTGTGTTAAATGTTTCTGATATATTCAACACCCGCAAGTACACTACCAACTTTGACTTTGGCCAATACCTGCAAACTAATTATAATGACAGGGAAACAAGAATAGGCAATATCAACTTTACCTATCGCTTCGGAAGCAGTGAAAACAAAGGGTTTGGCATGAAAAAGAAAAACGGGCGAAGCAAAAAAGCCGAAGTAAAACCAGATACGGAAAAAGACCACGATAACATAAAAGAAAAAGAGGACGACGCAGGTGGTTTCTAA
- a CDS encoding thioredoxin family protein, which yields MRYFIPLLLGVVLCMSAAWRTDFAQAKTDAAKQHKYIILKFSGSDWCIPCIRMEKKIFDQEAFQQYAKEKLILVNADFPRQKKNMPAEDVIKANDALAEQYNKSGHFPLTLLLDAEGKILKTWDGYKDMTPEEFVKEIKGVLHE from the coding sequence ATGAGATACTTCATCCCACTATTATTAGGCGTAGTACTATGTATGTCCGCTGCATGGAGAACAGACTTCGCACAGGCAAAAACAGACGCTGCTAAACAACATAAATACATTATTCTTAAATTTTCCGGTTCTGATTGGTGCATACCCTGTATCAGGATGGAGAAGAAAATATTCGACCAGGAGGCATTTCAGCAATATGCAAAAGAAAAACTCATACTGGTGAATGCAGACTTTCCAAGACAGAAAAAGAACATGCCTGCTGAAGATGTGATAAAGGCAAACGATGCATTGGCGGAGCAATACAACAAATCGGGCCACTTCCCGCTCACCTTACTGCTGGATGCAGAAGGCAAAATTTTAAAAACATGGGATGGCTATAAAGACATGACCCCCGAAGAATTTGTCAAGGAGATAAAAGGAGTGTTGCATGAGTAA